One genomic region from Alteromonas pelagimontana encodes:
- the hutU gene encoding urocanate hydratase gives MIRNDPTRVISAPRGTELSAKSWLTEAPLRMLMNNLDPDVAEHPQSLVVYGGIGRAARNWEAYDKIIEVLKRLNDDETLLVQSGKPVGVFPTHKNAPRVLIANSNLVPHWANWQHFNELDRKGLMMYGQMTAGSWIYIGSQGIVQGTYETFVSIAKAHFEGKAEGRWILTGGLGGMGGAQPLAATMAGFSMIAVEVDESRIDLRLKTGYLDRKATTIDEALAMINAAKKAGTAVSVGLLGNAAEVFPALLRKRVVPDVVTDQTSAHDPLNGYLPKGWTLEEASARRQADEAQVVKAAKASMALQVSAMLEFQRKGAATVDYGNNIRQMAMEAGVQNAFDFPGFVPAYIRPLFCQGIGPFRWVALSGDPEDIYKTDQKVKELIPDNPHLHNWLDMARERIQFQGLPARICWVGLGERQKLGLAFNEMVRNGELKAPVVIGRDHLDSGSVASPNRETEAMKDGSDAVSDWPLLNAMLNTAGGATWVSLHHGGGVGMGFSQHSGVVIVCDGTTDADKRLARVLHNDPASGVMRHADAGYEIARKCASEHGLDLPMMDKE, from the coding sequence ATGATAAGAAACGACCCTACACGCGTTATTTCTGCCCCTCGCGGCACCGAACTCAGCGCGAAAAGCTGGCTTACCGAAGCGCCGCTTCGCATGCTGATGAACAACCTGGATCCAGACGTTGCTGAACATCCGCAATCGTTAGTCGTCTACGGTGGAATAGGGCGCGCCGCTAGAAACTGGGAAGCCTACGATAAAATAATCGAAGTGCTAAAGCGGCTTAATGATGATGAAACCTTGTTGGTGCAATCCGGTAAGCCAGTTGGCGTATTTCCCACCCATAAGAACGCCCCTCGTGTATTGATTGCTAATTCTAATTTGGTTCCCCACTGGGCTAACTGGCAGCACTTTAACGAGCTGGACAGAAAAGGCTTGATGATGTACGGGCAGATGACAGCGGGTTCTTGGATCTATATTGGCTCGCAGGGAATTGTTCAAGGTACTTATGAAACCTTTGTCAGCATTGCCAAAGCCCATTTTGAGGGCAAAGCTGAAGGCCGCTGGATATTAACCGGTGGACTGGGAGGCATGGGCGGAGCTCAACCGTTGGCCGCCACGATGGCAGGATTTTCGATGATTGCCGTCGAGGTAGACGAGAGCCGAATAGATTTACGACTGAAAACCGGATACCTCGATAGAAAGGCCACCACCATTGATGAAGCTTTGGCTATGATTAACGCGGCTAAAAAAGCAGGCACGGCGGTATCAGTAGGATTATTGGGCAACGCGGCAGAGGTGTTTCCAGCGCTTTTAAGAAAAAGAGTAGTACCCGATGTTGTGACCGATCAGACCAGCGCACACGATCCCTTAAACGGTTATCTACCCAAAGGTTGGACATTGGAAGAGGCAAGCGCCCGCCGCCAGGCCGACGAAGCGCAGGTGGTGAAAGCGGCGAAAGCATCTATGGCGCTGCAAGTCTCGGCAATGCTTGAGTTTCAGCGCAAAGGTGCGGCCACAGTAGACTACGGCAATAATATCCGCCAGATGGCAATGGAGGCGGGCGTCCAAAATGCGTTCGATTTTCCGGGCTTTGTTCCCGCCTATATTCGGCCGCTGTTTTGTCAAGGCATCGGTCCCTTCCGCTGGGTGGCGTTATCTGGCGATCCAGAAGATATCTACAAAACCGATCAAAAAGTCAAAGAATTGATTCCTGATAATCCTCATTTGCACAACTGGCTGGATATGGCTCGAGAGCGAATTCAGTTTCAGGGGCTACCAGCTCGTATTTGCTGGGTAGGGTTAGGAGAACGTCAAAAGTTAGGATTGGCATTTAATGAGATGGTGAGAAATGGCGAACTAAAAGCACCGGTGGTGATTGGGCGCGATCATCTTGATTCCGGATCTGTTGCTTCTCCAAACCGTGAGACTGAAGCCATGAAAGACGGTTCTGATGCAGTATCCGATTGGCCGTTACTTAACGCAATGCTAAACACCGCAGGTGGTGCTACCTGGGTGAGCCTTCATCACGGCGGTGGCGTGGGCATGGGCTTTAGCCAGCATTCCGGTGTCGTAATTGTGTGTGATGGCACCACCGATGCCGATAAGCGTCTTGCCAGGGTACTGCATAACGATCCGGCTTCTGGCGTTATGCGCCATGCTGATGCCGGCTATGAGATTGCGAGAAAGTGCGCTTCTGAGCACGGTCTGGATTTGCCGATGATGGACAAGGAGTAA
- the hutH gene encoding histidine ammonia-lyase: protein MDNFFELHPGTLSLDDCRQCFRTHSPLKLAQSAHAGIDAAEQTVKDVLKEGRTVYGINTGFGLLANTRIAEDELELLQRSIVLSHAAGIGQIMQTSTVRLLMLLKINSLARGFSGIRREVIEALITLYNHQVWPAIPQKGSVGASGDLAPLAHMSAVLLGEGEVILNGKRQPAAKGLQAAGLTPIALAPKEGLALLNGTQASTAFTLEGLFFAENALLSSMAIGAMSVEAALGSRVPFDDRIHEVRGHQAQRDVASIFRALLGESEIGRSHEGCAKVQDPYSLRCQPQVMGACLQQMRYAAQTLVTEANGVSDNPLVFADSNDILSGGNFHAEAIAMAADMLAIALSEIGALAERRMALLIDSSLSGLPPFLVENGGVNSGFMIAQVTCAALASENKTLAHPASIDSLPTSANQEDHVSMATFAGRRLKDIYENVAGILAIEWLAAAQGVDFRAPLTTSQPLSAVHQLLRQVVPFYDKDRYFAPDIAGACELIMKHELADLVSANVNAFILT from the coding sequence ATGGACAACTTTTTCGAATTGCATCCCGGCACGCTCTCGTTGGATGACTGTAGACAATGTTTTCGCACCCATTCGCCGCTCAAACTGGCTCAATCTGCCCACGCCGGTATTGACGCTGCCGAACAGACTGTCAAAGATGTTCTGAAGGAAGGCCGCACCGTTTATGGTATCAACACAGGCTTTGGTTTACTTGCGAATACACGAATCGCCGAAGATGAGCTAGAGCTGCTACAGCGAAGTATTGTGCTGTCTCATGCTGCGGGTATCGGACAGATTATGCAGACCTCAACGGTGCGTTTGCTGATGCTGTTAAAAATTAACTCGCTGGCTCGCGGTTTTTCCGGTATTCGCCGTGAAGTCATCGAAGCACTAATTACCCTCTACAATCACCAGGTTTGGCCAGCAATTCCACAAAAAGGTTCTGTGGGCGCTTCGGGTGATCTTGCTCCTCTTGCCCATATGAGTGCGGTGTTATTAGGTGAAGGGGAAGTAATTCTTAATGGCAAGAGACAGCCTGCCGCTAAAGGGTTGCAGGCCGCTGGTTTAACGCCCATCGCGTTAGCACCCAAGGAAGGTCTGGCATTACTTAATGGTACTCAGGCATCGACTGCGTTTACGTTAGAAGGTTTATTTTTCGCGGAGAATGCACTGCTGAGCAGCATGGCAATTGGGGCAATGAGTGTTGAAGCCGCATTAGGGTCGCGCGTACCGTTTGACGATCGTATTCATGAAGTGCGAGGTCATCAGGCCCAGCGGGATGTGGCAAGCATATTTCGCGCGTTGTTGGGTGAATCCGAAATAGGTCGCTCCCATGAAGGCTGTGCCAAGGTACAAGATCCTTATTCACTCAGATGTCAGCCACAGGTAATGGGAGCTTGTTTGCAACAAATGCGTTATGCGGCGCAAACATTGGTGACAGAGGCCAACGGCGTGTCAGACAATCCACTGGTTTTCGCCGACAGTAACGACATTCTCTCCGGCGGCAACTTTCACGCTGAGGCTATTGCAATGGCCGCGGATATGCTGGCGATAGCGCTATCTGAAATTGGTGCTCTTGCTGAACGGCGCATGGCACTGCTAATTGATTCAAGCCTGAGCGGTTTGCCGCCATTTTTGGTTGAGAACGGAGGTGTGAACTCAGGGTTTATGATTGCGCAGGTCACCTGTGCCGCGTTGGCTAGCGAAAATAAAACGTTGGCCCATCCGGCAAGTATTGATTCGCTTCCCACTTCTGCCAATCAGGAAGATCACGTTTCTATGGCAACCTTTGCAGGGCGCAGACTGAAAGACATTTATGAGAATGTCGCTGGCATTTTAGCCATTGAGTGGCTCGCCGCCGCGCAAGGAGTGGATTTTCGTGCTCCACTCACTACCAGTCAGCCGCTTTCGGCAGTTCATCAGCTCTTACGTCAAGTCGTGCCTTTTTATGACAAAGACCGCTATTTTGCGCCAGACATTGCCGGAGCGTGCGAGTTAATTATGAAGCATGAGTTAGCCGACCTTGTATCCGCTAATGTAAATGCTTTCATTCTTACATAA
- a CDS encoding RNA methyltransferase codes for MNQQHVSIGLINPKSATNVGAVLRAAGCYGASRIFYTGERYTRAKAFNADTKAVHKTIPAQGVGFILEGKQPGAKVIAVELAEGATPLPEYNHPLNAYYIFGPEDGSIPKGVLQQCDDVVYVPTQGCMNLAATVNVVLYDRLAKSDYDASDELIKASRDKNNRLKFAPKRP; via the coding sequence TTGAATCAACAACATGTAAGTATCGGTTTGATCAACCCAAAGTCAGCGACCAATGTAGGAGCGGTGCTACGAGCGGCAGGTTGTTACGGTGCCAGCAGGATTTTTTATACCGGTGAAAGATATACCAGAGCAAAAGCATTTAACGCTGATACCAAAGCGGTGCATAAAACTATCCCCGCTCAAGGGGTGGGTTTCATTCTTGAAGGTAAACAGCCGGGCGCGAAAGTCATCGCGGTTGAACTTGCCGAAGGAGCTACACCACTACCCGAATATAATCATCCCCTGAATGCATATTATATCTTTGGTCCTGAAGATGGCTCTATACCCAAAGGCGTTCTGCAGCAGTGTGATGACGTAGTGTACGTTCCGACGCAAGGCTGTATGAATCTAGCGGCGACAGTAAATGTTGTACTTTATGATCGTCTTGCCAAAAGTGACTATGACGCCAGCGACGAGCTTATCAAAGCCAGTCGCGATAAGAACAACAGGCTAAAATTCGCCCCCAAGCGTCCCTAA
- the hutG gene encoding formimidoylglutamase, with the protein MENLNPWTGRIDAEDGERGHRWHQVVQCQHIDELPEHEKALVLVGYPNDSGVAANKGRTGAAEGPNALRHALANLPWCKEGSLYDVGDSTIFDVLDDTQCSYASLVSCALKKKAKVIGLGGGHDIAWAAFQGLAAALPQGTNIGIINIDAHLDLRKPSPAGTSGTPFRQISEWCHQQKMPFHYACFGVSKAANTSALFDYAKESNTRLLLDYEFNIESAIATVTPFLESIDSLYVTVCMDAFSSSVAPGVSAPAALGIPPIAVIQFLQWLGKQQSPLSFRWHYSDIAELNPTYDAEMKTARLAARLVFELTDAMG; encoded by the coding sequence ATGGAAAATCTTAACCCCTGGACGGGAAGAATTGACGCAGAGGACGGAGAGCGTGGCCATCGCTGGCATCAGGTTGTGCAATGTCAGCACATTGATGAGTTGCCAGAACATGAAAAAGCGTTAGTTCTCGTTGGTTATCCTAATGATAGTGGAGTAGCCGCCAATAAGGGCAGAACTGGCGCGGCGGAAGGACCAAATGCATTGCGCCATGCGTTAGCCAATCTTCCATGGTGCAAAGAAGGGTCTCTTTACGATGTCGGCGACTCAACAATTTTTGATGTGCTGGATGACACACAGTGCAGTTATGCTAGCTTAGTAAGTTGTGCGCTTAAAAAGAAGGCGAAGGTGATTGGGCTAGGAGGCGGCCATGATATCGCTTGGGCAGCCTTTCAAGGGCTTGCCGCTGCTCTTCCTCAGGGTACAAATATCGGGATTATTAATATAGATGCTCACCTGGATTTACGCAAACCTTCACCGGCTGGAACATCCGGCACACCTTTTAGACAAATTTCAGAATGGTGCCACCAGCAAAAAATGCCCTTTCACTATGCCTGCTTTGGGGTTTCTAAAGCTGCGAATACTTCCGCTTTATTTGATTATGCCAAGGAATCCAACACCCGCTTACTACTCGATTACGAATTTAATATTGAATCAGCCATTGCCACTGTCACTCCATTTTTAGAATCTATCGATTCCCTTTACGTAACCGTATGTATGGATGCATTTTCTTCTTCAGTCGCCCCTGGCGTTAGCGCCCCTGCGGCCTTAGGGATTCCACCGATAGCGGTAATTCAGTTTCTGCAATGGCTTGGCAAGCAACAAAGCCCGCTAAGCTTTCGATGGCATTACAGCGATATCGCTGAATTAAACCCCACTTATGACGCCGAGATGAAAACTGCTCGGCTAGCCGCACGTCTCGTTTTTGAACTTACTGACGCCATGGGATAA
- a CDS encoding PEP-CTERM/exosortase system-associated acyltransferase translates to MKRRLLNAFKKVHQVPGIKQVLRPVIRRKVNKAIDAAASHFFEHFTLVVAHEEDEQRVCFRTRHQVYCEELGFEQQNKTKMEYDEFDEYALSCYIKHKATGDCAGTVRLVMPQHPGQVLPLEHNCPEAIRIDDHSPQRYPRQTICEISRLAIPKRFRRRQSDNSLSPVTGKSLHKGFRKSEPGRNFPYLSLALYFFAASICVLRDIENVYVMMEPKLARGLKMLGINFQQLGHEIEYHGQRAAYQLSPEEFMQQISPALQRFQRKIMQELEEIPNFGAIFRHQPSSLTQKDGKQRRAA, encoded by the coding sequence GTGAAACGTCGCTTGTTAAACGCTTTTAAAAAAGTGCATCAAGTTCCGGGTATCAAACAGGTGCTTCGTCCTGTGATCCGTCGGAAAGTCAACAAAGCCATTGATGCGGCGGCCAGTCATTTTTTTGAACACTTTACCTTAGTTGTTGCTCACGAAGAGGATGAGCAGCGTGTGTGTTTTCGTACGCGACATCAGGTTTATTGTGAAGAACTGGGTTTTGAGCAACAAAATAAGACAAAAATGGAGTATGACGAGTTTGATGAATATGCGCTTAGCTGTTACATCAAGCACAAAGCCACCGGAGATTGTGCGGGAACAGTAAGGCTGGTAATGCCCCAGCATCCGGGCCAGGTTCTACCACTGGAGCATAATTGTCCAGAAGCCATACGAATTGACGATCATAGTCCCCAGCGGTATCCAAGACAAACCATCTGCGAAATTTCTCGCTTAGCAATCCCCAAACGCTTCCGTCGCCGCCAATCAGATAATTCTTTATCTCCTGTTACCGGTAAGTCCTTACATAAGGGCTTTCGTAAATCCGAACCTGGAAGAAATTTCCCATATTTATCGCTGGCACTTTACTTTTTTGCTGCCAGCATATGTGTGCTTCGGGACATCGAAAATGTTTATGTAATGATGGAACCAAAGCTTGCTCGCGGTTTGAAGATGCTGGGGATCAATTTCCAGCAGCTAGGGCATGAAATTGAATATCATGGTCAGCGGGCGGCGTATCAGTTATCTCCTGAAGAATTTATGCAGCAGATTTCCCCTGCATTACAACGTTTTCAGCGTAAGATTATGCAGGAGTTGGAAGAAATTCCCAACTTTGGCGCAATTTTTCGTCACCAACCGTCTTCACTTACACAAAAGGATGGCAAACAACGCCGTGCAGCGTAA
- a CDS encoding alpha-amylase family protein has product MSTSNAYGDDLSSVVHTKPVVYQVFTRLYGNTNTTNRPWGTREENGVGKFNDFTDKALADIKKLGTSHIWFTGVPHHAVVADYSQFGISSDDPDVVKGRAGSPYAVKDYYNVDPDLAEDPANRLAEFEALISRTHAHGMKVIIDIVPNHVARQYESMNLPEGVANFGAQDNTNVEYARDNNFYYVVGKDFVVPQTGASTLPLGGEPHPLADGKFNESPAKWTGNGARTAQPDVNDWYETVKVNYGVKPDGSYDFPVLPDSYRTKDYAAHAEFWAKQSLPDSWYKFRNIAHFWLRKGVDGFRYDMAEMVPVEFWSFLNSSIKMENPSAFLLAEVYQPELYRDYIQLGKMDYLYDKVAFYDSLKAVMQNSGDTSALESVQEDMQDIESHMLHFLENHDEQRIASPQFAGNAVKGKPALVVSALISRSPMMLYFGQDVGEDGSEDMGFGDPSRTTIFDYAGVPAHQRWMNNGKFDGGQSTDKEKALRAYYEKVMGIAAFHKAMAGDYTSLHTTSLGNGSAYSEKQLAFARYKDNSRLIVISHFDSTSDTSISVTLPASLVTAWNLESSIMVKDLLTGQTNSLTVKDGKASLNVDLAPLESKVYELE; this is encoded by the coding sequence ATGTCAACTTCAAACGCTTATGGCGACGACCTTAGCTCCGTGGTTCATACTAAACCTGTGGTCTATCAGGTTTTTACCCGCCTTTATGGTAATACCAATACAACTAACAGACCCTGGGGCACCCGTGAAGAAAACGGGGTAGGTAAATTCAACGATTTTACCGATAAGGCTCTGGCTGACATTAAAAAGCTAGGCACCTCTCACATTTGGTTTACTGGCGTCCCTCATCATGCAGTAGTAGCGGACTATTCCCAATTCGGTATTTCCAGCGATGATCCTGACGTCGTTAAAGGACGTGCTGGTTCTCCATACGCGGTAAAAGATTACTACAATGTTGACCCTGACTTAGCCGAAGACCCTGCTAACAGACTGGCTGAGTTTGAAGCGCTTATTAGTCGCACTCATGCCCATGGTATGAAAGTCATTATAGATATTGTCCCCAATCACGTTGCCCGACAATATGAATCCATGAACTTACCAGAAGGTGTGGCAAACTTTGGCGCGCAAGATAACACCAATGTTGAATATGCAAGAGATAACAACTTCTATTACGTGGTGGGAAAAGATTTCGTCGTTCCGCAAACGGGCGCATCAACATTGCCTTTAGGAGGCGAACCACACCCGCTAGCCGACGGAAAATTTAATGAAAGTCCAGCCAAATGGACTGGTAACGGCGCTCGCACCGCTCAGCCCGATGTTAACGACTGGTATGAGACTGTCAAAGTAAATTATGGGGTTAAGCCGGATGGCAGCTACGATTTTCCGGTATTACCTGACTCCTACCGGACAAAAGACTACGCGGCCCACGCCGAGTTCTGGGCGAAGCAGTCGTTGCCCGACTCATGGTACAAATTTCGCAATATCGCGCATTTCTGGCTTCGCAAAGGCGTCGACGGTTTCCGCTACGATATGGCAGAAATGGTACCGGTAGAGTTTTGGTCTTTTTTAAATTCCTCAATTAAAATGGAAAATCCCAGCGCTTTCTTGTTAGCAGAAGTCTACCAACCTGAGCTTTACCGCGATTATATTCAGCTCGGCAAAATGGACTATCTGTACGACAAGGTTGCGTTTTATGATTCGTTGAAAGCAGTTATGCAAAACAGCGGCGATACCTCTGCATTAGAAAGTGTGCAGGAGGATATGCAAGATATCGAAAGCCATATGCTGCATTTTCTTGAAAACCACGATGAACAACGCATTGCCAGCCCGCAGTTTGCCGGAAACGCGGTGAAAGGCAAACCGGCTCTTGTTGTGTCGGCGCTGATAAGCCGCTCACCAATGATGCTTTATTTTGGACAGGACGTAGGAGAGGACGGCAGTGAGGATATGGGATTCGGCGATCCTTCGCGAACGACTATATTTGATTATGCCGGAGTACCTGCCCATCAACGTTGGATGAACAACGGCAAGTTCGATGGCGGTCAATCCACCGACAAAGAAAAAGCGCTGCGGGCATATTACGAAAAAGTCATGGGTATAGCAGCTTTTCACAAAGCCATGGCCGGTGATTACACCAGTTTACACACCACTAGCCTGGGGAATGGCAGTGCGTATAGTGAGAAACAGCTTGCGTTTGCTCGTTACAAAGACAACTCCAGGCTCATTGTCATTAGTCATTTCGATTCCACAAGTGACACCTCAATTTCTGTTACGTTACCGGCGTCTCTTGTTACTGCGTGGAATCTTGAAAGCTCAATTATGGTGAAAGATTTATTAACGGGTCAAACCAATTCACTTACTGTGAAAGACGGTAAAGCCAGCTTGAATGTTGATCTTGCGCCCCTGGAGTCAAAAGTTTATGAGCTTGAATGA
- a CDS encoding UTRA domain-containing protein, with translation MLPRYITIKSALLDAIESGELQPGDQIDSENQLALRYKVSRMTARRAMTELVEEGILARSQGLGTFVSDSRPMSSMLKIVGVQEEIRSRGHQYQARLLVKDKIFASEQQSKWLGVAPGAELYFTRVVHYENQVAVQLEERLVSPVWAPDYLQQDFNKVTANEYLNLVAPLTEADHIVEAMLPSDTDADVLEIPLQQPCLRITRRTYSARGIVSFALLTHPGNRYRLGGHLQFDAPVKELKK, from the coding sequence ATGCTTCCGCGTTACATCACGATTAAATCTGCATTGCTCGATGCTATTGAATCCGGAGAACTGCAGCCGGGCGATCAAATTGATTCCGAGAACCAGCTGGCGTTGCGTTATAAGGTCAGTCGCATGACAGCCCGCAGGGCAATGACTGAACTGGTTGAAGAAGGAATTCTTGCGCGTTCGCAAGGGCTGGGTACATTTGTGTCGGATAGCCGTCCGATGAGCTCTATGCTGAAAATTGTCGGTGTTCAAGAAGAGATTCGATCCCGCGGTCACCAGTACCAGGCACGTTTACTAGTTAAAGATAAAATTTTTGCCAGCGAGCAACAAAGCAAATGGTTAGGGGTCGCGCCGGGGGCTGAGCTTTATTTCACGCGGGTGGTGCATTATGAGAATCAGGTGGCGGTGCAACTTGAAGAAAGGCTCGTCAGCCCAGTGTGGGCGCCCGACTATCTCCAGCAGGATTTCAACAAAGTTACAGCCAATGAGTATCTTAATCTCGTCGCTCCTCTGACTGAAGCGGACCATATTGTTGAAGCAATGCTTCCCTCAGATACAGACGCAGACGTACTGGAAATTCCTCTTCAACAGCCTTGTCTGCGCATTACCAGACGCACCTATTCTGCACGGGGAATAGTCAGTTTTGCTTTACTGACTCACCCCGGCAATCGCTATCGACTGGGCGGCCATCTGCAATTTGATGCCCCCGTTAAGGAGTTAAAAAAATGA
- the hutI gene encoding imidazolonepropionase, giving the protein MASTLLTNIRIASMTENGNPFGELDASSLRMADGKITELGNSLKPKAADTVVDGKGAWCLPGFVDCHTHLVYGGSRANEFSQRLAGVSYETISQQGGGIKSTVRATRDASESQLFETAMRRGRRLVEEGVTTMEIKSGYGLDLQNECRMLDIAQRVADALGIHVQRTFLGAHALPPDSSLSADEYIDLVCEEMLPFVTKNNLADAVDVFCESVGFTLAQTERVFKVAKDCGLKIKAHVEQLSDSKGALLAARYGAVSVDHVEYLAPGDVPALAKAGTVAVLLPGAFYYLKEKQLPPVQALRDHNVPLAVSTDINPGTSPIASLLTCANMSSVLFGLTTEEALKGITVNAAKALSLFNKGTIAKGADADLCLWQISSPDELIYEINGFRPYAKWIGGKLHGKS; this is encoded by the coding sequence ATGGCGTCGACACTACTAACAAATATTCGTATTGCATCAATGACTGAAAACGGTAACCCCTTCGGCGAATTGGACGCGTCCTCACTGCGTATGGCTGACGGTAAAATCACCGAACTCGGCAATTCTCTTAAACCTAAAGCAGCAGATACTGTTGTGGATGGAAAAGGCGCCTGGTGTCTTCCCGGCTTCGTTGATTGCCACACCCATCTGGTCTACGGCGGCAGTCGGGCAAATGAATTTTCCCAGCGACTGGCGGGGGTGAGCTATGAAACCATCAGCCAACAGGGCGGTGGCATAAAAAGTACAGTAAGAGCTACCCGGGATGCCAGTGAGTCGCAGCTTTTCGAGACTGCCATGCGCAGAGGCCGGCGGCTTGTCGAAGAAGGCGTCACTACCATGGAGATTAAATCGGGCTACGGATTGGATCTTCAAAATGAGTGCCGCATGCTAGACATTGCACAGCGAGTAGCAGACGCGCTGGGGATCCATGTTCAGCGTACTTTTTTAGGCGCCCACGCGTTGCCTCCCGATTCCTCTCTTTCTGCTGATGAATACATTGACCTTGTTTGCGAGGAAATGCTGCCTTTCGTAACGAAGAACAATTTAGCTGATGCGGTAGATGTCTTTTGTGAGTCTGTTGGGTTTACGCTTGCTCAGACAGAACGAGTATTTAAGGTAGCTAAAGACTGTGGGCTGAAAATAAAAGCGCATGTCGAACAGCTGTCTGACAGTAAAGGGGCATTATTGGCCGCGCGATATGGAGCGGTCTCTGTTGATCATGTTGAATATCTTGCGCCCGGTGATGTCCCTGCGCTGGCAAAGGCTGGAACGGTAGCGGTGCTGTTGCCAGGCGCGTTCTACTATTTAAAAGAAAAACAGCTTCCTCCCGTGCAAGCGTTGCGGGATCATAACGTCCCCCTGGCAGTCTCGACCGATATTAATCCCGGCACCTCGCCGATTGCGTCGCTGCTGACATGTGCAAACATGTCCAGCGTATTGTTTGGCTTAACGACAGAAGAAGCACTAAAAGGAATTACCGTTAATGCTGCAAAAGCGCTGAGCCTGTTTAATAAAGGCACAATCGCCAAAGGCGCTGACGCCGATCTGTGTTTGTGGCAAATAAGTTCACCAGATGAGCTGATATACGAAATCAACGGTTTTCGCCCTTACGCGAAATGGATAGGAGGTAAACTGCATGGAAAATCTTAA